The DNA region TTCTCCAGTGTGTTGCGTCTGATTTAAGGATTCTAGCTGAACTGGTTCCCCCAATCCTCCAGCAAAATTTAGTACGCTGATGCCACAGTTAGATTGCTGTATTGAATGGTAACGACTTGGGGGGATTCCCAAGGCTGTGCTAATCAGGGCGCGATTAATGCCGTTATGTCCCACTATGAGAATAGTTTCGCCTTGATGTTGGGACAAAGTTTCTTGCCAAAAGAGCTGCGCTTGTTCGTATAAAGCAAGAACAGGAAAATGTTCTCTTGTTCCTTGTGCATCATTTAGCAGCATCCGCAGTTCGTCGGGGCGTTGATGCCAAGTGCGGTAGTCTTCGGCAAATTTCTGCTTAACTTCAGCAGTTAGCAGTCCTTCCCATAAAGGTAAGTCAATTTCTAGCAGCAAATCAGAAACTTGGATTACAGCAGACTGTTCAGGATGAGTAGCTAACTCATTATGGATAATATCTGCTGTGTGTTTCGCTCGTTGCAGGGGGCTGCTGTAAATCGCATTAAATAAAATATTGCTGAGGGCTTTGCCAACAATACTGGCATCGTTACGACCTTTTTCGGTTAATGTTGACGCATCAGTGCGTCCCTGAATACGCCGCTCGGTGTTATAACCGCTTTGACCGTGGCGCACAATGATGACACGAGTCATCTAAAAGCCCTCCTCTTATCTAGACGATTAATTCTACTGCAAAATGATTGCATATTTAGCAATTCAAGAAGGCAGATTTAGTTAGGTACGAAAGCTACCTCTGCCCCATTCAAGGATTTAAAAGCACCCGATAGCTTTGTAAGTGCTGACTATAGGCACAAAATTGTTAGAATTACAATTGCGGCGCACTGTAACCATTGTAATTTTGCCATTGAGGCGATCGCTCCCTTGAAATTGAATGACTCCCGTTGCACCTTTAACGGAGAATAGAGGCTTTGCAAGTGTTTTCTGAATGCCGATGCGGGTAGGATTTGCCGTCAAGGCTTTGCTTAAAACCAATACTGCGTCGTAGCTGGTGGCGGTTCACAAATCTTGCTTCCCTAGTATTTAGCGATCGCACATAGTTTAAACGTAGAAATTCCCCTGACTGAAATCTATCGTCGCATTAATTTTTAAAGATACCCTTTCTGGGCATCAACAATCCAGTATCGCTCCCAGTTTGGCATTCACTGTTCATGAATGGAGAATTTGCTGTGCGTTCTTGTGCATAAGTCAATTGCTACGGTAAGAAGATACTTTAACATCAACTATTCTCAAGCTTTTCATCCTTTTTTTGTTTGATACGGTAAATCCAACTTATGTCTGTACGGTTTACCCAACTTTTTTTAGATTTTCCTTTTATTAAATTAGTTTCTAGAGAGAAGAAACAAACCAAACAAAGCTTCTCTCTCAAAACGTAGAGGTTCAATAATTGATTAAATATCTGAAACCTCTACATCCCCCTAAAACTTAGTTTGATTACTTAAAAGTCAATTAGAAAGTTAAGGAGAGATTGAGATATGGCACTCATTCGCTGGGAACCATTCCGTGAAATGGAGATTTTACGTCGTCAAATGGATCAACTCTTCTCTGAGCTTACAGCAGCCGAGCGCGGCAACTCTGAAATTTCTGCATCACCGAGAACAGCCTGGGTTCCTGCTGTTGAATTATCTGACAATGGTTCAGAGTTCGTATTAAGAGTTGAGATTCCAGGCGTAGAAGCTAAAAACCTTGATGTTCAAGTTACTCAAGATGCAGTTTCGATTGCTGGTGAACATCGTTACGAAAAACATTCCGAATCTAACGCCAAAGTTCATTCTGAATTTCGGTATGGCAACTTTACTAGAGTAGTTCCTCTACCAAGCAAAGTTCAGAATCAACAAGTTAAGGCAGACATGAAAGATGGGATTTTAATTCTAACTTTACCTAAACTGGAGCAAGAGCAAAACAAGGTATTCAAAGTGAATTTAGGTCAATCTCAAAATGCTACAGCTTCTATAGAAGCTGGTAATGGTAATACACAACCCAACATTACATCACAACAAAGTGTTTAAGTTACTTGAGAAAATGTTTTCTCTGATTCAATAGTTCTTCAGGGTTAGCGCATCTCAAACCCTATTGACACGGTGGTTTTGGGGTTCAACCAAAGCACAAATAAGTTCAAAATTACTACACTGAGCCAAGGGGTGGGATTGACATTTTCGTATTTATGTGGTCAAAAAACATAAAAAGCTATTTGACCCATGTTTTTTCAATCATTTACGACAATTTGTCCTATTTTGAATGAAAAACTGATATTCAGATAGAGTTTTAAGCTTTTTGTCTGTATCAAGAGCTACAAAATTAGATGCGCTTACCCTGAATAGTTCTTATATCTCTGAAATAGTTGCATTTTGAGAAAAACCCCAGCTAAACTTATCGGCTGGGGTTTTTGTCGCTTATACCATTTCAATTGATGATTGCAACACATCCTTGGGTAAAGACGCGATGAATCGCGTCTCTACAAATGATCTATTTGTCGCATTCTTTTTTTAAATTGGTATTAACTTCTAAAAAATAGATGGCGCTATTCCTCTTGTACATCAACCCAGATGCTACCTTCTTCTACACGAATAGGAAATACTGGCAATACTTTTTGTGGCGAAACCATTGAGAGTACTTTACCTACACCAGGTGGCCAGGAACACCAGCCTTTTACCTCACCAGTCTGTAGGTCAAAAGCACTGCGATGGAAGGTACAAACTATTGCTCCATCTTCAGTGATTTTCCCATTTTTCAACGGTAATTTTAAGTGGGGACAGTTGTTATCTACTGCATAAAGCTGATTTTCGTGGTTCAAAACCAGAATTTTCCGGTTGCCAACTTTCACTACTTGTCGCGTACCTGGGGAAAGTGCTTCGACTGCAAGAACTTTAGTCCAACTCATTAGGTTCTCCTCTCCTAATTAATCTGTTTTTAGTTTCTCGCAATTGTAACCACTGCGATCGCATTTCAATACTGGAGAGTGCAAAAGGTTAACAATTCAAAATTCAAAAATAAAATCAGATAGATGCAAATATTAGGCTCATTTCTAAGAAAATCAATGCCCTAGCCTCAAGCCTCTTTCCATAAGCATCTGAGGTTCGATATTCTCAACTTTAGGTATCGCTTCTAACTGAGGAATCCGGGCGATCGCATCTGCAATATTACCTGATTGGGCACGCAACCAAGCGGTGTGAGGTGCATAAGGAAGGCTTTCTACTATTTCGTAACCGGCTCGATTAATTACCTCGCGCT from Nostoc commune NIES-4072 includes:
- a CDS encoding Hsp20/alpha crystallin family protein: MALIRWEPFREMEILRRQMDQLFSELTAAERGNSEISASPRTAWVPAVELSDNGSEFVLRVEIPGVEAKNLDVQVTQDAVSIAGEHRYEKHSESNAKVHSEFRYGNFTRVVPLPSKVQNQQVKADMKDGILILTLPKLEQEQNKVFKVNLGQSQNATASIEAGNGNTQPNITSQQSV
- a CDS encoding Rieske (2Fe-2S) protein, which encodes MSWTKVLAVEALSPGTRQVVKVGNRKILVLNHENQLYAVDNNCPHLKLPLKNGKITEDGAIVCTFHRSAFDLQTGEVKGWCSWPPGVGKVLSMVSPQKVLPVFPIRVEEGSIWVDVQEE